The following are from one region of the Spodoptera frugiperda isolate SF20-4 chromosome 20, AGI-APGP_CSIRO_Sfru_2.0, whole genome shotgun sequence genome:
- the LOC118280392 gene encoding cystinosin homolog isoform X2, with product MKVLALYVRCQFHLTFVVLLVFLICANTFLEDKQTDRIKMAGVATVLKPRGVACASSSHRLSLCFVFVLLLGIPSAHSQLEKLYISETDLNILVDDTHLMKLIQIGQYNESLQVTANIQHPDIVQFVPQTIDIPGSKEPNTTVKITYDICAYAKSPGHSEVTFNVTPAGYVNMDTVFLRITVMHSHAINVISYIMGWIYFAAWSVSFYPQIYINFKRKSVVGLNFDFLALNIMGFTMYSLFNCGLYFSKDIQSEYFARHPRGLNPVQLNDVFFSLHAAFATLITITQCFIYEREDQRVSTTGRSILGVFTAVVIVSAGVGAAGKLAWLDFLYYCSYIKLSITLIKYVPQAYMNYKRKSTVGWSIGNIFLDFVGGSLSILQMALNAYNYNDWISFFGDATKFGLGLFSLVFDIFFILQHYVFYREARYILLPGATSTEDLTHEDQEQPSEEPYQGAPA from the exons ATGAAAGTTTTGGCATTATACGTCAGATGTCAATTTCATTTGacgtttgttgttttattggtGTTTTTAATCTGTGCCAATACGTTTTTAGAAG ataaacaaacagacagaataAAGATGGCTGGTGTTGCAACAGTATTGAAGCCGCGCGGCGTCGCGTGCGCATCTTCTAGTCATAGATTAAGcctgtgttttgtttttgttttattattag GTATCCCAAGTGCACATTCCCAGTTAGAAAAGCTGTATATAAGTGAAACGGATCTCAACATCCTCGTGGATGACACGCATCTCATGAAACTGATACAAAT TGGACAATACAATGAGAGTCTACAAGTGACTGCGAACATCCAACACCCGGACATCGTGCAGTTTGTCCCCCAAACTATAGACATTCCAGGGTCTAAAGAACCGAACACTACAGTGAAGATCACATACGATATCTGCGCATACGCAAAGAGTCCAGGACATTCTGAGGTCACATTCAATGTGACACCAGCTGGTTATGTCAA CATGGACACAGTGTTCCTCCGAATCACAGTGATGCACTCCCACGCAATCAACGTAATCTCCTACATCATGGGCTGGATCTACTTCGCGGCCTGGTCGGTTTCGTTCTACCCTCAAATCTACATCAACTTTAAGAGGAAGAGCGTCGTTGGACTAAACTTCGACTTCTTAGCCCTGAACATCATGGGTTTCACTATGTATTCCTTGTTTAACTGCGGTCTTTACTTCTCTAAGGATATTCAG AGTGAGTACTTCGCCCGTCACCCTCGCGGCCTGAACCCGGTACAGCTGAACGATGTGTTCTTCTCACTGCACGCCGCATTCGCCACACTCATCACCATCACTCAGTGCTTCATCTATGAG CGCGAAGACCAGCGAGTCTCGACGACAGGCCGCAGCATTCTCGGCGTGTTCACAGCGGTGGTGATAGTCTCGGCCGGAGTCGGCGCCGCCGGCAAACTCGCGTGGCTCGACTTCCTCTACTACTGCAGCTACATCAAGCTCTCCATCACGCTCATTAAATACGTACCACAG GCTTACATGAACTACAAACGCAAATCAACAGTCGGCTGGAGCATCGGCAACATTTTCCTAGACTTCGTGGGTGGTTCCCTGTCCATATTACAGATGGCGCTGAACGCGTACAACTATAACGACTGGATCTCTTTCTTCGGCGACGCGACCAAATTCGGCCTCGGCTTGTTCAGTCTTGTCTTCGATATATTCTTCATTCTACAACACTACGTGTTCTATAG GGAGGCTCGGTACATTCTACTACCTGGAGCTACCTCAACAGAAGACCTAACTCATGAAGACCAGGAGCAGCCATCAGAGGAACCCTACCAAGGCGCTCCGGCGTAA
- the LOC118280392 gene encoding cystinosin homolog isoform X6, whose amino-acid sequence MAGVATVLKPRGVACASSSHRLSLCFVFVLLLGIPSAHSQLEKLYISETDLNILVDDTHLMKLIQIGQYNESLQVTANIQHPDIVQFVPQTIDIPGSKEPNTTVKITYDICAYAKSPGHSEVTFNVTPAGYVNMDTVFLRITVMHSHAINVISYIMGWIYFAAWSVSFYPQIYINFKRKSVVGLNFDFLALNIMGFTMYSLFNCGLYFSKDIQSEYFARHPRGLNPVQLNDVFFSLHAAFATLITITQCFIYEREDQRVSTTGRSILGVFTAVVIVSAGVGAAGKLAWLDFLYYCSYIKLSITLIKYVPQAYMNYKRKSTVGWSIGNIFLDFVGGSLSILQMALNAYNYNDWISFFGDATKFGLGLFSLVFDIFFILQHYVFYREGKEFVRVNSSDEGSELSSSSEGREYFVLVHDWHADEKKYDLDVKA is encoded by the exons ATGGCTGGTGTTGCAACAGTATTGAAGCCGCGCGGCGTCGCGTGCGCATCTTCTAGTCATAGATTAAGcctgtgttttgtttttgttttattattag GTATCCCAAGTGCACATTCCCAGTTAGAAAAGCTGTATATAAGTGAAACGGATCTCAACATCCTCGTGGATGACACGCATCTCATGAAACTGATACAAAT TGGACAATACAATGAGAGTCTACAAGTGACTGCGAACATCCAACACCCGGACATCGTGCAGTTTGTCCCCCAAACTATAGACATTCCAGGGTCTAAAGAACCGAACACTACAGTGAAGATCACATACGATATCTGCGCATACGCAAAGAGTCCAGGACATTCTGAGGTCACATTCAATGTGACACCAGCTGGTTATGTCAA CATGGACACAGTGTTCCTCCGAATCACAGTGATGCACTCCCACGCAATCAACGTAATCTCCTACATCATGGGCTGGATCTACTTCGCGGCCTGGTCGGTTTCGTTCTACCCTCAAATCTACATCAACTTTAAGAGGAAGAGCGTCGTTGGACTAAACTTCGACTTCTTAGCCCTGAACATCATGGGTTTCACTATGTATTCCTTGTTTAACTGCGGTCTTTACTTCTCTAAGGATATTCAG AGTGAGTACTTCGCCCGTCACCCTCGCGGCCTGAACCCGGTACAGCTGAACGATGTGTTCTTCTCACTGCACGCCGCATTCGCCACACTCATCACCATCACTCAGTGCTTCATCTATGAG CGCGAAGACCAGCGAGTCTCGACGACAGGCCGCAGCATTCTCGGCGTGTTCACAGCGGTGGTGATAGTCTCGGCCGGAGTCGGCGCCGCCGGCAAACTCGCGTGGCTCGACTTCCTCTACTACTGCAGCTACATCAAGCTCTCCATCACGCTCATTAAATACGTACCACAG GCTTACATGAACTACAAACGCAAATCAACAGTCGGCTGGAGCATCGGCAACATTTTCCTAGACTTCGTGGGTGGTTCCCTGTCCATATTACAGATGGCGCTGAACGCGTACAACTATAACGACTGGATCTCTTTCTTCGGCGACGCGACCAAATTCGGCCTCGGCTTGTTCAGTCTTGTCTTCGATATATTCTTCATTCTACAACACTACGTGTTCTATAG AGAGGGCAAAGAGTTTGTGAGGGTTAACAGTAGTGACGAAGGGTCGGAGTTGTCGAGCAGTAGCGAGGGGAGGgagtattttgttttggtcCACGATTG GCACGCCGACGAGAAAAAGTATGATCTGGACGTCAAAGCGTGA
- the LOC118280392 gene encoding cystinosin homolog isoform X5, producing the protein MKVLALYVRCQFHLTFVVLLVFLICANTFLEDKQTDRIKMAGVATVLKPRGVACASSSHRLSLCFVFVLLLGIPSAHSQLEKLYISETDLNILVDDTHLMKLIQIGQYNESLQVTANIQHPDIVQFVPQTIDIPGSKEPNTTVKITYDICAYAKSPGHSEVTFNVTPAGYVNMDTVFLRITVMHSHAINVISYIMGWIYFAAWSVSFYPQIYINFKRKSVVGLNFDFLALNIMGFTMYSLFNCGLYFSKDIQSEYFARHPRGLNPVQLNDVFFSLHAAFATLITITQCFIYEREDQRVSTTGRSILGVFTAVVIVSAGVGAAGKLAWLDFLYYCSYIKLSITLIKYVPQAYMNYKRKSTVGWSIGNIFLDFVGGSLSILQMALNAYNYNDWISFFGDATKFGLGLFSLVFDIFFILQHYVFYRHADEKKYDLDVKA; encoded by the exons ATGAAAGTTTTGGCATTATACGTCAGATGTCAATTTCATTTGacgtttgttgttttattggtGTTTTTAATCTGTGCCAATACGTTTTTAGAAG ataaacaaacagacagaataAAGATGGCTGGTGTTGCAACAGTATTGAAGCCGCGCGGCGTCGCGTGCGCATCTTCTAGTCATAGATTAAGcctgtgttttgtttttgttttattattag GTATCCCAAGTGCACATTCCCAGTTAGAAAAGCTGTATATAAGTGAAACGGATCTCAACATCCTCGTGGATGACACGCATCTCATGAAACTGATACAAAT TGGACAATACAATGAGAGTCTACAAGTGACTGCGAACATCCAACACCCGGACATCGTGCAGTTTGTCCCCCAAACTATAGACATTCCAGGGTCTAAAGAACCGAACACTACAGTGAAGATCACATACGATATCTGCGCATACGCAAAGAGTCCAGGACATTCTGAGGTCACATTCAATGTGACACCAGCTGGTTATGTCAA CATGGACACAGTGTTCCTCCGAATCACAGTGATGCACTCCCACGCAATCAACGTAATCTCCTACATCATGGGCTGGATCTACTTCGCGGCCTGGTCGGTTTCGTTCTACCCTCAAATCTACATCAACTTTAAGAGGAAGAGCGTCGTTGGACTAAACTTCGACTTCTTAGCCCTGAACATCATGGGTTTCACTATGTATTCCTTGTTTAACTGCGGTCTTTACTTCTCTAAGGATATTCAG AGTGAGTACTTCGCCCGTCACCCTCGCGGCCTGAACCCGGTACAGCTGAACGATGTGTTCTTCTCACTGCACGCCGCATTCGCCACACTCATCACCATCACTCAGTGCTTCATCTATGAG CGCGAAGACCAGCGAGTCTCGACGACAGGCCGCAGCATTCTCGGCGTGTTCACAGCGGTGGTGATAGTCTCGGCCGGAGTCGGCGCCGCCGGCAAACTCGCGTGGCTCGACTTCCTCTACTACTGCAGCTACATCAAGCTCTCCATCACGCTCATTAAATACGTACCACAG GCTTACATGAACTACAAACGCAAATCAACAGTCGGCTGGAGCATCGGCAACATTTTCCTAGACTTCGTGGGTGGTTCCCTGTCCATATTACAGATGGCGCTGAACGCGTACAACTATAACGACTGGATCTCTTTCTTCGGCGACGCGACCAAATTCGGCCTCGGCTTGTTCAGTCTTGTCTTCGATATATTCTTCATTCTACAACACTACGTGTTCTATAG GCACGCCGACGAGAAAAAGTATGATCTGGACGTCAAAGCGTGA
- the LOC118280392 gene encoding cystinosin homolog isoform X1 produces the protein MKVLALYVRCQFHLTFVVLLVFLICANTFLEDKQTDRIKMAGVATVLKPRGVACASSSHRLSLCFVFVLLLGIPSAHSQLEKLYISETDLNILVDDTHLMKLIQIGQYNESLQVTANIQHPDIVQFVPQTIDIPGSKEPNTTVKITYDICAYAKSPGHSEVTFNVTPAGYVNMDTVFLRITVMHSHAINVISYIMGWIYFAAWSVSFYPQIYINFKRKSVVGLNFDFLALNIMGFTMYSLFNCGLYFSKDIQSEYFARHPRGLNPVQLNDVFFSLHAAFATLITITQCFIYEREDQRVSTTGRSILGVFTAVVIVSAGVGAAGKLAWLDFLYYCSYIKLSITLIKYVPQAYMNYKRKSTVGWSIGNIFLDFVGGSLSILQMALNAYNYNDWISFFGDATKFGLGLFSLVFDIFFILQHYVFYREGKEFVRVNSSDEGSELSSSSEGREYFVLVHDWHADEKKYDLDVKA, from the exons ATGAAAGTTTTGGCATTATACGTCAGATGTCAATTTCATTTGacgtttgttgttttattggtGTTTTTAATCTGTGCCAATACGTTTTTAGAAG ataaacaaacagacagaataAAGATGGCTGGTGTTGCAACAGTATTGAAGCCGCGCGGCGTCGCGTGCGCATCTTCTAGTCATAGATTAAGcctgtgttttgtttttgttttattattag GTATCCCAAGTGCACATTCCCAGTTAGAAAAGCTGTATATAAGTGAAACGGATCTCAACATCCTCGTGGATGACACGCATCTCATGAAACTGATACAAAT TGGACAATACAATGAGAGTCTACAAGTGACTGCGAACATCCAACACCCGGACATCGTGCAGTTTGTCCCCCAAACTATAGACATTCCAGGGTCTAAAGAACCGAACACTACAGTGAAGATCACATACGATATCTGCGCATACGCAAAGAGTCCAGGACATTCTGAGGTCACATTCAATGTGACACCAGCTGGTTATGTCAA CATGGACACAGTGTTCCTCCGAATCACAGTGATGCACTCCCACGCAATCAACGTAATCTCCTACATCATGGGCTGGATCTACTTCGCGGCCTGGTCGGTTTCGTTCTACCCTCAAATCTACATCAACTTTAAGAGGAAGAGCGTCGTTGGACTAAACTTCGACTTCTTAGCCCTGAACATCATGGGTTTCACTATGTATTCCTTGTTTAACTGCGGTCTTTACTTCTCTAAGGATATTCAG AGTGAGTACTTCGCCCGTCACCCTCGCGGCCTGAACCCGGTACAGCTGAACGATGTGTTCTTCTCACTGCACGCCGCATTCGCCACACTCATCACCATCACTCAGTGCTTCATCTATGAG CGCGAAGACCAGCGAGTCTCGACGACAGGCCGCAGCATTCTCGGCGTGTTCACAGCGGTGGTGATAGTCTCGGCCGGAGTCGGCGCCGCCGGCAAACTCGCGTGGCTCGACTTCCTCTACTACTGCAGCTACATCAAGCTCTCCATCACGCTCATTAAATACGTACCACAG GCTTACATGAACTACAAACGCAAATCAACAGTCGGCTGGAGCATCGGCAACATTTTCCTAGACTTCGTGGGTGGTTCCCTGTCCATATTACAGATGGCGCTGAACGCGTACAACTATAACGACTGGATCTCTTTCTTCGGCGACGCGACCAAATTCGGCCTCGGCTTGTTCAGTCTTGTCTTCGATATATTCTTCATTCTACAACACTACGTGTTCTATAG AGAGGGCAAAGAGTTTGTGAGGGTTAACAGTAGTGACGAAGGGTCGGAGTTGTCGAGCAGTAGCGAGGGGAGGgagtattttgttttggtcCACGATTG GCACGCCGACGAGAAAAAGTATGATCTGGACGTCAAAGCGTGA
- the LOC118280392 gene encoding cystinosin homolog isoform X4: protein MGLTTQVVKNKQTDRIKMAGVATVLKPRGVACASSSHRLSLCFVFVLLLGIPSAHSQLEKLYISETDLNILVDDTHLMKLIQIGQYNESLQVTANIQHPDIVQFVPQTIDIPGSKEPNTTVKITYDICAYAKSPGHSEVTFNVTPAGYVNMDTVFLRITVMHSHAINVISYIMGWIYFAAWSVSFYPQIYINFKRKSVVGLNFDFLALNIMGFTMYSLFNCGLYFSKDIQSEYFARHPRGLNPVQLNDVFFSLHAAFATLITITQCFIYEREDQRVSTTGRSILGVFTAVVIVSAGVGAAGKLAWLDFLYYCSYIKLSITLIKYVPQAYMNYKRKSTVGWSIGNIFLDFVGGSLSILQMALNAYNYNDWISFFGDATKFGLGLFSLVFDIFFILQHYVFYREGKEFVRVNSSDEGSELSSSSEGREYFVLVHDWHADEKKYDLDVKA from the exons atgggacttacaacacaagtagtgaaaa ataaacaaacagacagaataAAGATGGCTGGTGTTGCAACAGTATTGAAGCCGCGCGGCGTCGCGTGCGCATCTTCTAGTCATAGATTAAGcctgtgttttgtttttgttttattattag GTATCCCAAGTGCACATTCCCAGTTAGAAAAGCTGTATATAAGTGAAACGGATCTCAACATCCTCGTGGATGACACGCATCTCATGAAACTGATACAAAT TGGACAATACAATGAGAGTCTACAAGTGACTGCGAACATCCAACACCCGGACATCGTGCAGTTTGTCCCCCAAACTATAGACATTCCAGGGTCTAAAGAACCGAACACTACAGTGAAGATCACATACGATATCTGCGCATACGCAAAGAGTCCAGGACATTCTGAGGTCACATTCAATGTGACACCAGCTGGTTATGTCAA CATGGACACAGTGTTCCTCCGAATCACAGTGATGCACTCCCACGCAATCAACGTAATCTCCTACATCATGGGCTGGATCTACTTCGCGGCCTGGTCGGTTTCGTTCTACCCTCAAATCTACATCAACTTTAAGAGGAAGAGCGTCGTTGGACTAAACTTCGACTTCTTAGCCCTGAACATCATGGGTTTCACTATGTATTCCTTGTTTAACTGCGGTCTTTACTTCTCTAAGGATATTCAG AGTGAGTACTTCGCCCGTCACCCTCGCGGCCTGAACCCGGTACAGCTGAACGATGTGTTCTTCTCACTGCACGCCGCATTCGCCACACTCATCACCATCACTCAGTGCTTCATCTATGAG CGCGAAGACCAGCGAGTCTCGACGACAGGCCGCAGCATTCTCGGCGTGTTCACAGCGGTGGTGATAGTCTCGGCCGGAGTCGGCGCCGCCGGCAAACTCGCGTGGCTCGACTTCCTCTACTACTGCAGCTACATCAAGCTCTCCATCACGCTCATTAAATACGTACCACAG GCTTACATGAACTACAAACGCAAATCAACAGTCGGCTGGAGCATCGGCAACATTTTCCTAGACTTCGTGGGTGGTTCCCTGTCCATATTACAGATGGCGCTGAACGCGTACAACTATAACGACTGGATCTCTTTCTTCGGCGACGCGACCAAATTCGGCCTCGGCTTGTTCAGTCTTGTCTTCGATATATTCTTCATTCTACAACACTACGTGTTCTATAG AGAGGGCAAAGAGTTTGTGAGGGTTAACAGTAGTGACGAAGGGTCGGAGTTGTCGAGCAGTAGCGAGGGGAGGgagtattttgttttggtcCACGATTG GCACGCCGACGAGAAAAAGTATGATCTGGACGTCAAAGCGTGA
- the LOC118280392 gene encoding cystinosin homolog isoform X3 — MTGVMEIMLYKQTDRIKMAGVATVLKPRGVACASSSHRLSLCFVFVLLLGIPSAHSQLEKLYISETDLNILVDDTHLMKLIQIGQYNESLQVTANIQHPDIVQFVPQTIDIPGSKEPNTTVKITYDICAYAKSPGHSEVTFNVTPAGYVNMDTVFLRITVMHSHAINVISYIMGWIYFAAWSVSFYPQIYINFKRKSVVGLNFDFLALNIMGFTMYSLFNCGLYFSKDIQSEYFARHPRGLNPVQLNDVFFSLHAAFATLITITQCFIYEREDQRVSTTGRSILGVFTAVVIVSAGVGAAGKLAWLDFLYYCSYIKLSITLIKYVPQAYMNYKRKSTVGWSIGNIFLDFVGGSLSILQMALNAYNYNDWISFFGDATKFGLGLFSLVFDIFFILQHYVFYREGKEFVRVNSSDEGSELSSSSEGREYFVLVHDWHADEKKYDLDVKA; from the exons ataaacaaacagacagaataAAGATGGCTGGTGTTGCAACAGTATTGAAGCCGCGCGGCGTCGCGTGCGCATCTTCTAGTCATAGATTAAGcctgtgttttgtttttgttttattattag GTATCCCAAGTGCACATTCCCAGTTAGAAAAGCTGTATATAAGTGAAACGGATCTCAACATCCTCGTGGATGACACGCATCTCATGAAACTGATACAAAT TGGACAATACAATGAGAGTCTACAAGTGACTGCGAACATCCAACACCCGGACATCGTGCAGTTTGTCCCCCAAACTATAGACATTCCAGGGTCTAAAGAACCGAACACTACAGTGAAGATCACATACGATATCTGCGCATACGCAAAGAGTCCAGGACATTCTGAGGTCACATTCAATGTGACACCAGCTGGTTATGTCAA CATGGACACAGTGTTCCTCCGAATCACAGTGATGCACTCCCACGCAATCAACGTAATCTCCTACATCATGGGCTGGATCTACTTCGCGGCCTGGTCGGTTTCGTTCTACCCTCAAATCTACATCAACTTTAAGAGGAAGAGCGTCGTTGGACTAAACTTCGACTTCTTAGCCCTGAACATCATGGGTTTCACTATGTATTCCTTGTTTAACTGCGGTCTTTACTTCTCTAAGGATATTCAG AGTGAGTACTTCGCCCGTCACCCTCGCGGCCTGAACCCGGTACAGCTGAACGATGTGTTCTTCTCACTGCACGCCGCATTCGCCACACTCATCACCATCACTCAGTGCTTCATCTATGAG CGCGAAGACCAGCGAGTCTCGACGACAGGCCGCAGCATTCTCGGCGTGTTCACAGCGGTGGTGATAGTCTCGGCCGGAGTCGGCGCCGCCGGCAAACTCGCGTGGCTCGACTTCCTCTACTACTGCAGCTACATCAAGCTCTCCATCACGCTCATTAAATACGTACCACAG GCTTACATGAACTACAAACGCAAATCAACAGTCGGCTGGAGCATCGGCAACATTTTCCTAGACTTCGTGGGTGGTTCCCTGTCCATATTACAGATGGCGCTGAACGCGTACAACTATAACGACTGGATCTCTTTCTTCGGCGACGCGACCAAATTCGGCCTCGGCTTGTTCAGTCTTGTCTTCGATATATTCTTCATTCTACAACACTACGTGTTCTATAG AGAGGGCAAAGAGTTTGTGAGGGTTAACAGTAGTGACGAAGGGTCGGAGTTGTCGAGCAGTAGCGAGGGGAGGgagtattttgttttggtcCACGATTG GCACGCCGACGAGAAAAAGTATGATCTGGACGTCAAAGCGTGA